A genomic segment from Clostridium pasteurianum BC1 encodes:
- a CDS encoding TetR/AcrR family transcriptional regulator — protein MNKTKNAIFHSAIKVFSNNGYNGATMDEIASNAGVAKGTLYYHFKSKEEIFKYIITEGVDLMKNEIDEATNNEKSPLEKLQAVCRVQLNLIHENRDFFRVIASQLWGKELRQLELRDIMRRYVIHIEEFVKAAMEVGSIKEGNSLFLAYAFLGTLCSVSLYEVVNAESDNINGTINNLTDYILTGIGLQKSTDQI, from the coding sequence ATGAATAAAACTAAGAATGCAATTTTTCATTCTGCAATTAAAGTTTTTTCAAATAATGGATATAATGGTGCTACTATGGACGAAATAGCTAGTAATGCAGGGGTTGCTAAGGGAACGTTATATTATCATTTTAAAAGTAAGGAAGAAATATTTAAATACATAATCACAGAAGGCGTAGATCTCATGAAAAATGAGATTGATGAAGCAACTAATAATGAAAAAAGCCCACTAGAAAAATTACAAGCAGTGTGTAGAGTTCAGTTGAACTTAATACATGAAAATAGAGATTTTTTTAGAGTTATTGCTAGTCAGCTTTGGGGTAAAGAACTTAGGCAATTAGAGCTTAGAGACATAATGCGGCGTTATGTTATTCATATTGAAGAGTTTGTAAAAGCCGCAATGGAAGTAGGCTCTATTAAAGAAGGTAATTCACTATTTTTAGCTTATGCATTTTTAGGAACACTATGCTCTGTATCTCTTTATGAAGTAGTAAATGCAGAAAGTGATAATATTAATGGTACTATCAACAATTTAACGGATTATATTTTGACGGGTATAGGATTACAAAAGTCAACTGATCAAATTTAA
- a CDS encoding phosphatidylserine decarboxylase encodes MIKYYNRKTKNYEIEKVAGEKYLNWIYNSPMGMNLLEKFLKKKLFSKFYGFYCNSKISSYKTKKFVTNFDIDISHNEKSINEFKSFNDFFSRKLVESSRPIDKNKNSLISPCDGRITAFNDINLDNLIQVKGITYKLSDFIKNDIIAEKYKNGSCIILRLCPTDYHRFHFLDSGICEATVKIKGSYYSVNPIALNKINGVFCENKREWSIFHSDNFGDVLYVEVGATCVGSIIQTYSPNKRISKGQEKGYFKFGGSTIVLFFENNRIKIDDDILKQSRLNFETKVYMGEKIGLKF; translated from the coding sequence ATGATTAAATACTATAATAGAAAAACCAAAAATTATGAAATAGAAAAGGTAGCTGGTGAAAAATATTTAAATTGGATATATAATTCTCCTATGGGAATGAATTTATTAGAAAAATTCTTAAAGAAAAAACTTTTCTCTAAATTTTATGGTTTCTATTGTAACTCTAAAATAAGCAGTTATAAAACAAAAAAATTTGTAACTAATTTTGATATAGATATATCTCACAATGAAAAATCTATAAATGAGTTCAAATCTTTTAACGATTTTTTTTCAAGAAAATTAGTTGAAAGTTCTAGGCCTATTGATAAAAATAAAAACTCTCTTATTTCACCCTGCGATGGTAGAATTACTGCTTTCAATGATATAAATCTAGATAATTTAATACAAGTCAAAGGTATAACCTATAAATTAAGTGATTTTATTAAAAATGATATTATTGCTGAAAAGTATAAAAATGGCAGTTGCATCATTTTAAGGCTTTGTCCTACAGATTATCACAGATTTCATTTTTTGGATAGTGGTATTTGTGAAGCTACTGTTAAAATTAAAGGCAGCTATTATTCAGTTAATCCCATAGCTTTAAATAAAATAAATGGGGTGTTTTGCGAAAACAAAAGAGAATGGAGTATATTTCATTCTGATAATTTTGGAGATGTACTTTATGTAGAGGTTGGTGCAACCTGTGTTGGATCAATAATACAAACTTACTCACCAAATAAAAGAATATCTAAGGGACAAGAGAAGGGATACTTTAAATTTGGTGGCTCCACAATAGTACTTTTTTTTGAAAACAACAGAATAAAAATTGATGATGATATATTAAAACAATCTAGGTTAAATTTTGAAACTAAAGTGTATATGGGTGAAAAAATAGGTTTAAAATTTTAA